The genomic stretch GGCCGGCGGAGGCGATGCGCTGCCGGGCGTAGACCGCCTCCATAGCCTGGATCTGGTCGCGGAGCTGCGCCGCCCGCTCGAACTCCCTCCGGTCCGCCGCCTCCTGCATCTGCTGCCGCAGCTCCTGCAGCAGGTCTTGCTGCTTGCCCTCCAGGAAGGCGGCCGCCTGGTGCACCTGGGAGGCGTACTCCTCGGGCCCTGCCCCCCAGGCGACACATGGCGCCGTGCACTGGCCGATGTAGTAGTCGAGGCAGGGACGGGGAAGCGACCGGGTGATCTCGATGGTGCAGGTGCGCAGCTTGAACAGCCTGCGGATGGTGCGGATGGTCCGTCCCACCAGCTTGGGCTCATGGTAGGGGTAGGGACCGAAGTAGCGACCGCCGTCGCGCACCACCCGCCGGGTCATGATGATGCGGGGGAAGGGCTCATTGGTCAGCTTGATATAGGGATACGCCTTGTCGTCGGCCATGCGCACGTTGTAGGGGGGGCGGTGGCGCTTGATGAGGCTGACCTCAAGGATCAGCGCCTCCACCTCGTTATCGGTGGCCACGTAGTCGATGTCGGCGATGCGGGAGACCAGGTGCTCCAGTCGCGGGCTGAGACGGGAGGCGCTGTCCTGAAAATACTGTCGCACGCGGCTGCGCAGGGACGCCGCCTTCCCCACATAGAGGACACGGCCCAGGGCGTCCTTCAGCAGGTAGACCCCGGGCTGCGCCGGCAGCAGCCTCAGCTTTTCGGCGATGGCGGAGGACTCCACGCCCTGATGATATCAGTATGCGGCCAGCAGCGCGCCGATACGGCGCAGGCCCTCGGTGAGTACGTGGGCGTCCATCCCGTAGCCGACGCGGATAAACCCGTCCAGGCCGAAGTGGTCCCCCGGCACCACCAGAACGTCCTGCTCGGTGCGCAGGCGCTCGGCCAGCGCGGTGGAGTTGACCGGCGCGCGGTAGCGGAGCATGGCGATGGCGCCGGCCTCCGGGGGCGTCCATCCCACGCGTCCCTCCTGCTCGGCCACCCAGGCTGAGAGCAGCCCCAGGTTGGACTGAAGCGTCAGCCGGGTCCGTTGAGCCAGCCGGGAATGGACGCGCGGGGAGAGGGCCACGCGGGCCAGCATGTCGCTTAGGTAGGCCGGGCCGATGGTGGTGTAGTCGTGTCGCGCCCAAAGGTCGGCGATGACCTCCCGCGGTCCGGTGATCCAGCCGATGCGCAGGCCGGGGAGGCCGTAGGCCTTGGAGAGGCCGCAGGTCACCAGCACCCTCTCATACCGCCCCCAGAAGGTGGGGGTGAGGGGGCCGACCACCTCGGCTCCGCGGTAGACCTCGTCGGCGACGATCCAGGCCCCCACCCGGGCGGCGGCCCCCACCACTGCGTCCATCTCCCCGACGGTGAGGACGGCGCCGCTGGGGTTGTTGGGGTTGCACACCACGATCGCCTTGGTCCGGGGGCCGACCGCCGCCTCCAGCGCGGAAAGGTCAGGCCGCCACCCCCGGTTCGCCTGCAGCCAGCAAGCCTGCACCTGCCCGCCGAAACCGCGCACCAACCCGGGGATCTGCATGTAGTTGGGCAACAGCAGGACGACCTCGTCTCCCGGCTGGACCAGCCACCAGGTCGCCAGGAAGTTGGCCTCGGCCGTCCCGCTGGTCACCAGGACGTGCTCGGCGGTGGCGCCGGGGTAGAGGGCAGCGATGGCCTGGCGCAGTTCCGGGCTGCCCCGCGTGTGCCCGTAGCCCAGAGGCTGCCGGGCCAGCACTTCCCGCACCCAGGAGTGGTCCACCAGCGAGGCCAGGGTGACCGGCATGACCCCGCTCTCGCTGAGGTTGTAGGCCACCTCCGTCTCATAGGTGGACTGCCAGCGCTCCATGGCGAAGGGTTCAAGGGGCATCTGCTACCGCTCCCTCCCTCACCCGTAAGGGTGTCCGGGAACTCTCGCCCACGTGCGGCCGGGGACCCCGGCGTGTCGCGGCGCGAAGTTCCGGGGTGGACTAGCGGGACCGGCCGCGGGCCGCCGCGGAAGAGCGCACCCGCGCCCCGTCTGTCGACTGCTGGCGGGACGCGGGTGTTCCCACGCCCAGCACGCGCTGCAGGAACTGTCCGGTGTAGGAGTGGGGGACCGTGGCCACCTCCTCCGGGGTCCCTTCGGCGATGACCTCACCGCCCAGCTCCCCTCCCTCCGGTCCCAGGTCCACGATCCAGTCCGCCGTCTTGATCACATCCAGGTTGTGCTCGATGACCACCACGGTGTTGCCCGCGTCCACCAGCCGGTGCAGCACCTGGAGGAGCCGCTCCACATCGGCGAAGTGTAGCCCCACCGTGGGCTCGTCGAGGATGTACAGGGTCTTTCCCGTGTCCCGGCGGGAAAGCTCCGCCGCCAGCTTCACCCGCTGCGCCTCTCCGCCAGAGAGCGTGGTCGCCGGCTGGCCCAGCTTGATGTAGCCCAGGCCCACGTCGTGCAGGGTCTGCAGCTTCCGTCGGATCCGCGGCACGTGCTCGAAGAAGGCCAGGGCCTCGTCTACGGACATGTCCAGGACATCGGCGATGCTGCGGCCGCGGTAGAGCACCTCCAGCGTCTCCCGGTTGTAGCGCCTGCCGTGACAGACCTCGCAGGGAACGTACACGTCGGGGAGGAAGTGCATCTCAATGCGCACGATCCCGTCACCCTCGCAGGCCTCGCAGCGGCCTCCGCGCAAGTTAAAGGAGAAGCGGCCCGGCCTGTAGCCGCGCATGCGCGCATCTGGCGTCTGAGCGAACAGATCCCGGATCAGGTCGAAGGTCTTGGTATACGTAGCCGGGTTGCTGCGCGGCGTGCGGCCGATGGGGGACTGGTCGATGTTGATCACCTTGTCGATCAGGTGCAGGCCGTCGATACGCTCGTGAGCCCCGGCGCGCAGGCGCGTCCCGTGCAGGGCATGAGCCGCCGCCCGGTAGAGGATGTCGTCCACCAGGGTGGACTTGCCCGACCCGGAGACGCCGGTGATGCAGACGAAGAGACCGAGGGGGATGCGCACGTCGATGTTCTTCAGGTTGTGCTCCCTCGCCCCCCGCACGATGAGCGCGCCGCCGCTGCCCGGGCGGCGACGCGCCGGCACCGGAATCTTCCGCCGCCCCGAGAGGTAGAGGCCGGTGATGGAGTGCGGGTGGCGGGCCACATCCTCAGGCGTGCCGCTGACGACCACAGCGCCCCCCTCCGCCCCCGCGCCCGGTCCGATGTCCACCACCCAGTCCGCGGAGCGGATGGTCTCCTCGTCGTGTTCCACCACCAGGATGGTGTTGCCCAGGTCGCGCAGGGCCTTCAGCGTGGCGATCAGCCGCTTGTTGTCCCGCTGGTGCAGGCCCACGCTGGGCTCGTCCAGCACATACAGGACCCCCATCAGCCCCGAGCCGATCTGGGTGGCCAGGCGGATGCGCTGCGCCTCCCCACCGGATAGGGTGTTGGCGGTGCGGTCCAGCGTCAGGTAGTCCAGCCCCACGTTCACCATGAAGCCCAGGCGAGCGCGGATCTCCTTGAGGATCTGGTGAGCGATGAGCTGCTCCCGCTCGCTCAGCGTCAGCCCGGCAAAGAACTGCTGCGCCTGGCGGATGGTCAACGCCGTGAGCTGGGCGATGTTCAGCCCTCCCACGCGTACCGCCAGCGACTCGGCCTTCAGCCGGGTGCCGCGGCAGGTGGGGCAGGGCTGCGTGGTCATGAACCGCTCGATCTCCTCGCGGACGTACTCGGAGTCAGTCTCCTTGTACCGCCGCTCCAGCTGGTTGATCACACCTTCGAAGTAGGTGTCGTAGACGCGCAGGGCTCCCCATTTGTTGTGGTAGCGCACGCGGATGGGCTCCTCTGACCCTCGCAGCAGGACCTCGATGAAGGCTTTGGGCAGGCGGCGCAGCGGCGTCTTCATGTCTACCCGGTAGTGCGCGGCCAGGGACTGCAGCAGTTCGGTGTAGTAGTCGCTGCTACTTTCGGCCCAGGGGACCACCGCCCCATCCAGCAGGGAGCGGTCGCGATCCAGCACCAGGTCGGGGTCGATCTCCTGCCTGAAGCCCAGCCCCGAGCAGGTGGGACACGCTCCGTAGGGGCTGTTGAAGGAGAAGATCCGCGGCTCGATCTCCGGCAGCACCGTGCCGTGCTCGGTGCAGGCGAACTGCTGGCTGAAGACCAGCAGCTCGTCGCCGTCTCGGGAGGGCGCGGAGGGGGGTCCTCCGGCTTCCGGGACCTCGTGACTCGCCGTCGGGCCCGCTCCTGTTCCCCCGCCGTCAGGAAGGACGTGGACGTAGACAATCCCCTGCCCCAGCTTCAGAGCGGTCTCGACCGAATCGGCAAGTCGGGTCTTCACCTCCGGGTGGATGACGATGCGGTCGACCACGACCTCGATGCTGTGCTTGCGGTTCTTGTCCAGGGGAATCTCCTCGCTCAGGTCGTAGACGCTGCCGTCCACGCGGACCCGGACGAACCCCTGGCGGCGCAGGTCCTCGAAGAGCTGCCGGTACTCGCCCTTGCGGCCGCGGACGATAGGGCCGAGGACCTGGATCCGCGTCCTCTCCGGCAGCCCCAGCACCCGGTCCACGATCTGCTCCCGGGTCTGCCGGGCGATGGGCCGGTCGCACTTGGGACAGTGGGGCTGGCCAATCCGCGCGTAGAGGAGCCGCAGGTAGTCGTAGATCTCGGTCACGGTCCCCACGGTGGACCGGGGGTTGCGGGGGGCGCCCTTCTGGTCGATGGAGACCGCCGGGGAGAGGCCTTCGATGTAGTCCACCTCCGGCTTCTCCATCAGCCCCAGGAACTGCCGGGCGTAGGCGGAGAGCGATTCCACGTACTTGCGCTGCCCTTCAGCGTAGATGGTGTCGAAGGCGAGGGAGGACTTGCCCGATCCGGAAATCCCGGTGAGGACGACAAACTTGTCCCGCGGGATCTCCACGGTGATGTTCTTCAGGTTGTGCTCGCGCGCTCCGCGCACGATGATGCGGTCCAGCGGCATGGTCTCTTCGGCGCTCTACGACCCTGCTCAGGAACTCAAGTCATTATTTTCTCAAGCTTGCCGGGCCGCCGTCCAGTCAGGTCTCAGGGCGCCAGTGGCAGCCCTCCAGCACCCCCGGGCCCTGGTCTCCGCGCCGCCCGCAGATGGCGGCGGCGGAGACGCCGCCGCAGGAGGACTGGGCCGGCGCGCGGACGAACAGCTGCGCAGATCGCCCCATGCGGCGCGCCCTCCTTACCCTGGTGCTGGTTATCCTCCTCGGGACTCCCGGCCGCGCCGCCGCCCTCACTGTGGTGGTCGACCCCTCCCGCCTGGGGCTGTTGGAGGCCCGCCAGGCCGCCGTCCTGGCGCCTGAGGGGTACGAGGTCACCTACCTGCTGCGGCCCCCGGGCGAGCAGCGGTTCACGCTGGCCTGCTGGGCGTGCCTGGATGCGGAGTTCGTGGAAGTGGTACTCACCCTGGCGGGGGCCGACCTGGTCGAGGCCCGCACGCGGCGGCCGGCGGATGCAGCGGCCCTGGTCATCCGGCCGGGGCCGGGCGGGGCCGCCGCTTTCTGGGACGTCTACCTGGGCAGCGAGCGCGTCCCCCCGCCTCCGGCTCCGGAGGAGGTCGCCCGCCGCCAGGCCGCAGCGGCCCCGCTCCTGGACAGGGCTCGCGAGGCTCTGGGTCTTGTCGGATTCACCGGGGGCCCGGCGCGGATTGCCCTGCAACTGCGGCAAGGGGCGGACCTCATCCTGCGGGCGGACGAGGCGGACGGGTCCACGGTCTACACCCTGGCCGCCCTGGCCACCCCCGACCTCGCGGAGAGCCTGGAGGTGGCCCGCAGTGCCGAACGGTGGCGCCTGGAGGTGCAGCCGGATCTCCTGGCGATCACGTGGGAGACGTTCGGCCAGCCGGCCAACAGGACGAGGCTTCTTCGCCTGAGCGTGGACGGATGGGGGGAGGGGACGGTGGAAACGGTCACCTTTCCCGGGGGCAGCCGGGTCCTGCAACCCCTGGCGCGGGACCAGGCCGAGGAGATCCTTCGCGGGGGACTGCAGGAGCTGGTCCGCGCACGCCACCGCTTCGCCCTGGGCCTGGGCCGCGACCTCTCCGCGTACCGCCTTCCCTGACCCCGGCGCTTCACCCCCAGACGACGCGGGGAGAGAGGGAGTCTGCCGCCCCATCGCCATCCCTCCGGGCGTCGCCAGCCCGCCCCAGAAGTTCACCGCCGCAAGTTTCCAGGGCCTCGGGCCGCGCGGCCCAGGAATTCTTGAATGCGCCCTAGTGCCGCCGCGCTCCCCGCCGGGCGCTCGGCGGGCCCCTCCGCCGTCCCCCCCCGCGAAGGCCGGTGGCGAAGAAGGGCTCTCCCAGCCCGCGGCGCAGCTCGGCCACCTGATCGCGCAGCGCGGCGGCCTTCTCGAACTCCAGGTTGGCGGCCGCCCGGCGCATCTCCCGTTCCAGCGCCTCGATGGTCTGCTCCAGCTCCTGGGGGGAGAGCATCAGCAGGCGGGCCACGTCCCAGGGCACCTTGCCTCGCTGGCTCTCCGCCAGCTTGATCAACTCCTGGGCGGTGAGCACCTCCGTAGAGGGCTGGTAGCTCTCGATCTCCTCGGCCACCTGCTGGATGTCGATCAGGTCGCGAATCGGCTTGGTGACGGACCGGGGGGTGATCCCGTGCTCCTGGTTGTAGCGCACCTGGATCTCCCGGCGGCGGTTGGTCTCGGCGATGGCCCGT from Armatimonadota bacterium encodes the following:
- a CDS encoding aminotransferase class I/II-fold pyridoxal phosphate-dependent enzyme, whose translation is MPLEPFAMERWQSTYETEVAYNLSESGVMPVTLASLVDHSWVREVLARQPLGYGHTRGSPELRQAIAALYPGATAEHVLVTSGTAEANFLATWWLVQPGDEVVLLLPNYMQIPGLVRGFGGQVQACWLQANRGWRPDLSALEAAVGPRTKAIVVCNPNNPSGAVLTVGEMDAVVGAAARVGAWIVADEVYRGAEVVGPLTPTFWGRYERVLVTCGLSKAYGLPGLRIGWITGPREVIADLWARHDYTTIGPAYLSDMLARVALSPRVHSRLAQRTRLTLQSNLGLLSAWVAEQEGRVGWTPPEAGAIAMLRYRAPVNSTALAERLRTEQDVLVVPGDHFGLDGFIRVGYGMDAHVLTEGLRRIGALLAAY
- the uvrA gene encoding excinuclease ABC subunit UvrA, with amino-acid sequence MPLDRIIVRGAREHNLKNITVEIPRDKFVVLTGISGSGKSSLAFDTIYAEGQRKYVESLSAYARQFLGLMEKPEVDYIEGLSPAVSIDQKGAPRNPRSTVGTVTEIYDYLRLLYARIGQPHCPKCDRPIARQTREQIVDRVLGLPERTRIQVLGPIVRGRKGEYRQLFEDLRRQGFVRVRVDGSVYDLSEEIPLDKNRKHSIEVVVDRIVIHPEVKTRLADSVETALKLGQGIVYVHVLPDGGGTGAGPTASHEVPEAGGPPSAPSRDGDELLVFSQQFACTEHGTVLPEIEPRIFSFNSPYGACPTCSGLGFRQEIDPDLVLDRDRSLLDGAVVPWAESSSDYYTELLQSLAAHYRVDMKTPLRRLPKAFIEVLLRGSEEPIRVRYHNKWGALRVYDTYFEGVINQLERRYKETDSEYVREEIERFMTTQPCPTCRGTRLKAESLAVRVGGLNIAQLTALTIRQAQQFFAGLTLSEREQLIAHQILKEIRARLGFMVNVGLDYLTLDRTANTLSGGEAQRIRLATQIGSGLMGVLYVLDEPSVGLHQRDNKRLIATLKALRDLGNTILVVEHDEETIRSADWVVDIGPGAGAEGGAVVVSGTPEDVARHPHSITGLYLSGRRKIPVPARRRPGSGGALIVRGAREHNLKNIDVRIPLGLFVCITGVSGSGKSTLVDDILYRAAAHALHGTRLRAGAHERIDGLHLIDKVINIDQSPIGRTPRSNPATYTKTFDLIRDLFAQTPDARMRGYRPGRFSFNLRGGRCEACEGDGIVRIEMHFLPDVYVPCEVCHGRRYNRETLEVLYRGRSIADVLDMSVDEALAFFEHVPRIRRKLQTLHDVGLGYIKLGQPATTLSGGEAQRVKLAAELSRRDTGKTLYILDEPTVGLHFADVERLLQVLHRLVDAGNTVVVIEHNLDVIKTADWIVDLGPEGGELGGEVIAEGTPEEVATVPHSYTGQFLQRVLGVGTPASRQQSTDGARVRSSAAARGRSR